The following proteins come from a genomic window of Acidimicrobiales bacterium:
- a CDS encoding metalloregulator ArsR/SmtB family transcription factor, whose product MSTAIDDDLWSAVGDPTRRRMLDLLLADGGGTATTLSERLPVTRQAVAKHLGVLDRVGLVHVTPAGRERRYEVDEAQVARAVAQLSAVGATWDARLQRIKRIAERIQRSKPG is encoded by the coding sequence GTGAGCACCGCGATCGACGACGACCTCTGGTCCGCGGTCGGCGACCCGACCCGCCGACGGATGCTCGACCTGCTCCTCGCCGACGGAGGCGGTACGGCGACCACGCTCAGCGAGCGGCTGCCCGTCACCCGGCAGGCGGTCGCCAAGCACCTCGGTGTGCTGGACCGCGTCGGCCTGGTGCACGTGACGCCGGCGGGGCGCGAGCGCCGCTACGAGGTGGACGAGGCCCAGGTCGCCCGGGCGGTCGCCCAGCTGTCCGCGGTCGGCGCGACCTGGGACGCCCGGCTGCAGCGGATCAAGCGGATCGCCGAGCGGATCCAGCGCAGCAAGCCGGGCTGA
- a CDS encoding SRPBCC domain-containing protein produces MEYGSIERELRIDATPEVVFEVISSPEHLREWWPDGAELDPVPGATGAITFGDPTAPDATIVPLTVLEADPPRRFAFRWAYDEGAAAETNSFLVTLDLVPSGDGTLLRFKETGFRERGWEAAVLEEAYLDHVRGWDHFLPRLVTYANRLVARP; encoded by the coding sequence ATGGAGTACGGAAGCATCGAGCGGGAGCTTCGCATCGACGCCACCCCCGAGGTGGTCTTCGAGGTGATCAGCTCTCCCGAGCACCTGCGCGAGTGGTGGCCCGACGGCGCCGAGCTCGACCCGGTCCCCGGCGCCACTGGCGCGATCACGTTCGGCGACCCGACGGCACCCGACGCGACGATCGTGCCGCTCACCGTCTTGGAGGCTGACCCGCCCCGCCGGTTCGCGTTCCGCTGGGCGTACGACGAGGGCGCGGCCGCCGAGACGAACTCGTTCCTGGTGACCTTGGACCTCGTTCCGTCCGGCGACGGCACGCTGCTGCGCTTCAAGGAGACCGGCTTCCGCGAGCGCGGGTGGGAGGCGGCCGTGCTGGAGGAGGCCTACCTCGACCACGTCCGCGGCTGGGACCACTTCCTCCCGCGCCTCGTCACGTATGCCAACCGGCTGGTCGCACGGCCGTGA
- a CDS encoding LuxR C-terminal-related transcriptional regulator → METPTLAGSGVSDREAEVLALLGEHLTNAEISARLFISVRTVESHVSSLLRKLGVADRKALSHFAEDISRDRAVVSPVRSLARPTLPAPLTSFVGREAERAALAEALDGQRLVTAVGPGGIGKTRLALAVAADLAGRFDDGVWYVDLVPVTDPAMIAGAVAAVLGLGEQSGRSIEDTVLTHLASAHVLLVLDNCEHLADSVVVFVERLLAASPRSSVLATSQARLLVPFERVFPVAGLSLSADDGSADAVALFVERAEAVGNPPLADDDLPRVAAICAQLDGMALAIELAAARLPTLGLDGLEAGLADRLDLLAGRARVDDRHSSLRAAIDWSYALLEPSDQAVLRRVSMFAAPFRADDAAQVVGFAAIAAGDVARSLALLADQSLLVVVPGNPGRGAGSGTRYRALETIRQYGGAVMDEAGELAEVRRRHLLWSCDAARRLHDPVATHGSAIPPVDWVDDFDRTADDLRAALGWAATDAACRADAHQLATTLGDLTFARGLTSEAQRRYLQAADLAADDVARAVELRRAASAAQSRHLGDESLRLTHEAAEIALRAGDKELAAESLAHAAMLIQRCPGTLSHVPSDEEIDALLTRAHALAVSLAQPSTRLDAVLLIAEAFRQEERDPVTVLLAERAVDLGRRLGAVEVESAALDALTSVQLAIGNAYEAAATARRRTEMLLTMPTSAATGFELPDALQMANECSIATGDLRAARDFGERILALPLYHGEGHLATPRLMVVEALAGNWELVHSLGRRFRDEWLRAGRPPTSNLAMGASAAAMVHGLQGDDEAYDDWQSIVRDLRAALVARYGSDMRANPAFDAVVLLHRGDAEGALAVLADGPESFRTWHAGRLRQWYAGLWAEAAVLGGHPEAPERLERARLATTANPIARALVDRAALLAEAGDPSEPSEKGLLDLAEALDAADCHYQAARTRVFAGGAARTEGEAALARMGAIVMVVPTGSGQNS, encoded by the coding sequence ATGGAGACGCCGACGCTCGCGGGGTCCGGCGTCTCGGACCGGGAGGCCGAGGTGCTCGCCCTGCTCGGGGAGCACCTGACCAACGCCGAGATCAGCGCGCGCCTCTTCATCTCGGTCCGGACGGTCGAGAGCCACGTGTCGTCGCTGCTGCGGAAGCTGGGCGTCGCCGACCGCAAGGCCCTGTCCCACTTCGCCGAGGACATCAGCCGTGACCGCGCCGTCGTGTCGCCCGTCCGGAGCCTCGCCCGGCCCACCCTGCCGGCGCCGCTCACGTCGTTCGTCGGCCGCGAGGCCGAGCGCGCCGCCCTCGCCGAGGCCCTCGACGGCCAGCGGCTGGTGACCGCGGTCGGCCCCGGCGGCATCGGCAAGACCCGGCTGGCGCTGGCCGTCGCCGCCGACCTGGCCGGCCGGTTCGACGACGGCGTCTGGTACGTCGACCTGGTGCCGGTCACCGACCCGGCCATGATCGCCGGTGCCGTGGCCGCCGTGCTCGGCCTGGGCGAGCAGTCGGGCCGCTCGATCGAGGACACCGTGCTCACCCACCTGGCGTCGGCCCACGTCCTGCTGGTGCTCGACAACTGCGAGCACCTGGCCGACAGCGTCGTGGTGTTCGTCGAGCGGCTGCTGGCGGCGAGCCCCCGGTCGTCGGTCCTGGCCACCAGCCAGGCCCGGCTGCTGGTGCCGTTCGAGCGGGTGTTCCCGGTGGCGGGGCTGTCGCTGTCGGCCGACGACGGCAGCGCCGACGCCGTCGCCCTCTTCGTCGAGCGGGCCGAGGCGGTGGGCAACCCGCCGCTCGCCGACGACGACCTGCCTCGCGTCGCCGCCATCTGCGCCCAGCTCGACGGCATGGCGCTGGCCATCGAGCTGGCCGCCGCCCGCCTGCCCACGCTGGGCCTCGACGGCCTGGAGGCGGGCCTGGCCGACCGCCTCGACCTGCTCGCCGGGCGGGCCCGGGTCGACGACCGGCACAGTTCGCTGCGGGCCGCCATCGACTGGAGCTACGCCCTGCTCGAGCCGTCCGACCAGGCGGTGCTGCGCCGGGTGTCGATGTTCGCCGCACCGTTCCGGGCCGACGACGCCGCCCAGGTCGTCGGGTTCGCCGCGATCGCGGCGGGCGACGTGGCCCGCTCGCTGGCCCTGCTCGCCGACCAGAGCCTGCTCGTGGTCGTGCCGGGCAACCCGGGCCGCGGCGCCGGCAGCGGCACCCGCTACCGGGCGCTCGAGACCATCCGCCAGTACGGCGGCGCGGTGATGGACGAGGCCGGCGAGCTGGCGGAGGTCCGCCGCCGCCACCTGCTCTGGTCGTGCGACGCCGCCCGGCGCCTCCACGACCCCGTCGCCACCCACGGCTCGGCGATCCCACCGGTCGACTGGGTCGACGACTTCGACCGCACCGCCGACGACCTGCGGGCCGCGCTCGGCTGGGCCGCCACCGACGCCGCCTGTCGAGCCGACGCCCACCAGCTGGCCACGACGCTCGGCGACCTGACGTTCGCCCGCGGCCTCACCAGCGAGGCCCAGCGCCGCTACCTGCAGGCCGCCGACCTGGCCGCCGACGACGTGGCGCGGGCGGTCGAGCTGCGCCGGGCCGCCAGCGCGGCCCAGAGCCGGCACCTGGGCGACGAGTCCCTCCGCCTCACCCACGAGGCCGCGGAGATCGCCCTGCGGGCCGGCGACAAGGAGCTGGCGGCCGAGTCCCTCGCCCACGCGGCGATGTTGATCCAACGCTGCCCGGGCACGCTGTCGCACGTCCCGTCCGACGAGGAGATCGACGCGCTGCTGACCCGGGCCCATGCGCTCGCCGTCTCGCTGGCCCAGCCCAGCACCCGCCTCGACGCCGTGCTGCTCATCGCCGAGGCGTTCCGGCAGGAGGAGCGCGACCCCGTCACGGTGCTCCTGGCCGAGCGCGCCGTCGATCTGGGGCGCCGGCTGGGCGCCGTGGAGGTGGAGAGCGCGGCGCTCGACGCGCTCACGTCGGTCCAGCTGGCCATCGGCAACGCCTACGAGGCGGCGGCGACCGCCCGCCGCCGCACCGAGATGCTGCTGACCATGCCGACCAGCGCCGCGACCGGCTTCGAGCTGCCCGACGCCCTGCAGATGGCCAACGAGTGCAGCATCGCCACCGGCGACCTGCGCGCCGCCCGCGACTTCGGCGAGCGGATCCTCGCCCTGCCGCTCTACCACGGCGAGGGGCACCTGGCGACGCCCCGGCTGATGGTGGTCGAGGCGCTCGCCGGCAACTGGGAGCTGGTGCACTCGTTGGGGCGCCGCTTCCGCGACGAGTGGCTCCGGGCCGGGCGACCACCCACGTCGAACCTGGCCATGGGCGCGAGCGCCGCGGCCATGGTGCACGGCCTCCAGGGCGACGACGAGGCCTACGACGATTGGCAGTCCATCGTGCGGGACCTGCGGGCGGCGCTGGTGGCCCGCTACGGCTCCGACATGCGGGCGAACCCGGCGTTCGACGCCGTGGTGCTGCTGCACCGCGGCGACGCCGAGGGAGCGCTGGCGGTGCTGGCCGACGGGCCCGAGTCGTTCCGCACGTGGCACGCGGGCCGCCTGCGCCAGTGGTACGCCGGGCTGTGGGCGGAGGCCGCGGTGCTGGGCGGCCACCCCGAGGCGCCCGAGCGGC